A stretch of DNA from Mycobacterium senriense:
TTCTGCGTCAACATGCTGACCGAGCAGCAAAAGCACGTCTCGGCCCGGTTCGGCTCCAAGGAGCCCGACAAGTTCGCCGGGATCGACTGGCACCCCTCCGAACTCGGCTCGCCGATCATCGACGGGTCGCTGGCCTACATCGACTGCACGGTGACCTCCGCGCACGACGGCGGCGATCACTTCGTGGTTTTCGGTGCGGTGCAGTCGCTTTCGGAGGCACCGAAGATCAAGCCCCGGCCGCTGTTGTTCTATCGCGGCGAATACACCGGGATCGAGCCGGACAAGACGACGCCGGCGCAGTGGCGCGACGATCTGGAAGCGTTCCTGACCACCACCACGCAGGACACCTGGCTCTGAGCCACCCCCGCCATCCCCGTGTCTGACCACCGGTAAGGCGATCCCGACTCATTCGCTCCGGCCGGTACTTCGCGTCCAACTCTTTTCTAGAGACGCCTGGCTCTGACGCCGATGTTTCGCCCGCGCTCGGACGGGAATGCGTGACGCATGCACGCGACCGCGCCGTCACAGGGTCGCACCGCCCGGGGTACCCGGACGCTGGGCGACTATCTGAATACGCAAATCGATCGGACAGAGGCCGGCGACCTCGCGCTGCGCCACGGTGAGGATGACGACACCATTCACGACACCCGGGTAGCGATCCGGAGGTTGCGCAGCACCCTGCGGGTGTTCGCCAAAGCGCTGGACGCATCGGAAATCGAGGGTATGGAAACCGA
This window harbors:
- the hsaB gene encoding 3-hydroxy-9,10-secoandrosta-1,3,5(10)-triene-9,17-dione monooxygenase reductase subunit gives rise to the protein MTAAPIDPRTFRSVLGQFCTGITIITTVHDDAPVGFACQSFAALSLDPPLVLFCPTKVSRSWKAIEASGRFCVNMLTEQQKHVSARFGSKEPDKFAGIDWHPSELGSPIIDGSLAYIDCTVTSAHDGGDHFVVFGAVQSLSEAPKIKPRPLLFYRGEYTGIEPDKTTPAQWRDDLEAFLTTTTQDTWL